In a single window of the Drosophila albomicans strain 15112-1751.03 chromosome 3, ASM965048v2, whole genome shotgun sequence genome:
- the LOC117569415 gene encoding sodium-dependent nutrient amino acid transporter 1, giving the protein MEATQYGKLNRLINNNISINLTNEKDCAVYAPTTELLMMDINSEEAQEQREAAEEQTQPQERDQWGKGVEFLFSCIALSVGLGNVWRFPFIALENGGGAFLIPYLVVLLLVGRPVYYLEVLIGQFASRGCIRAFDMVPIMKGVAYGQVYSTALATTYYACIMALTIRYLVVSFSEVLPWTYCLVEWGPQCVATGVTDSNVTHSGPGISSAELYFTRTVLREPDNLDDGGLGTPSWEMVLCLLVTWIIIAITLFKGIRSSGKASYFLALFPYVIMLILLIRALTLPGAWQGIAYFVKPQWDQLLNPHVWYAAITQMFFSLAICFGTLVMYASFNDFRKQVHKDVIIITSIDSFTSILAGCIIFGILGNLAHETNTTDISSVVKGGAGLAFISYPEAIAKFKYLPQLFAALFFFMLLVLGIGSNIGMASSVINVVKDRFPHLPHWQLAIGASVIGFLCGLVYMTPGGQFVLNLVDFYGCTFIALVLAIAELLAVGWIYGVKRLCSDIEFMLNVKTGFYWRICWAIVAPGLMFLVLVYMLFSYEPLTYKGVTYPQEAYMAGWLIWGLGVAQLPFWAIYTIYQQPANSFSGKLKLALQPTADWGPRQPQQMEAYLQHRRQEADMKTERRAFFIDNIFG; this is encoded by the exons ATGGAGGCGACACAGTACGGCAAGCTCAATAGATtgattaacaacaacattagcaTAAACCTAACGAACGAGAAAGACTGCGCGGTTTATGCGCCAACCACTGAGTTG CTGATGATGGACATTAACAGCGAAGAGGCACAGGAACAGCGAGAAGCTGCAGAAGAGCAGACGCAACCGCAGGAGAGGGATCAATGGGGCAAGGGAGTGGAGTTTCTGTTCTCGTGCATTGCTCTAAGCGTGGGTCTCGGCAATGTTTGGCGCTTTCCGTTTATAGCCCTAGAAAATGGTGGCGGCGCCTTTCTGATACCCTATCTAGTGGTGCTGTTGCTAGTGGGTAGACCCGTTTACTACTTGGAGGTCCTCATCGGGCAATTTGCAAGTCGCGGTTGCATTCGCGCCTTTGATATGGTGCCCATAATGAAAG GTGTTGCCTATGGCCAGGTGTACTCCACGGCCCTTGCGACCACCTACTACGCCTGCATCATGGCTTTGACTATACGCTATTTAGTGGTTTCCTTCTCCGAGGTGTTGCCTTGGACCTATTGTCTGGTCGAGTGGGGTCCTCAGTGTGTTGCCACAGGAGTAACTGACAGCAATGTAACTCATTCAGGGCCGGGTATTTCTTCAGCGGAGTTGTATTTTAC TCGCACTGTTCTACGGGAACCAGACAATTTGGATGATGGAGGCCTTGGCACCCCAAGTTGGGAGATGGTCTTGTGCCTGCTTGTCACCTGGATCATAATCGCCATCACCTTGTTCAAGGGCATTCGCAGCTCGGGCAAGGCATCATactttctcgctctctttcccTATGTCATCATGCTGATCCTGTTGATCCGAGCGTTGACCTTGCCTGGTGCCTGGCAGGGAATTGCGTATTTTGTGAAGCCACAGTGGGATCAGCTGCTTAATCCTCATGTGTGGTATGCGGCGATCACCCAAATGTTCTTCTCCCTGGCCATCTGCTTTGGCACCTTGGTCATGTATGCCTCATTCAATGATTTCCGCAAGCAAGTGCACAA GGATGTGATCATCATTACATCAATCGATTCGTTTACCTCCATTCTGGCTGGCTGCATCATTTTTGGAATCCTGGGAAATCTGGCCCATGAGACAAACACCACAGACATTTCCAGCGTCGTCAAAGGAGGCGCTGGACTCGCGTTCATCTCGTATCCCGAGGCCATAGCCAAGTTCAAGTATCTGCCACAGTTGTTTGCGGcactcttcttcttcatgCTGCTTGTGCTGGGCATTGGCAGCAACATTGGCATGGCCTCCAGTGTGATCAACGTGGTCAAGGATCGTTTCCCTCATCTGCCACACTGGCAGCTCGCCATTGGCGCCTCGGTGATTGGCTTCCTCTGCGGCCTAGTGTATATGACACCAGGCGGTCAGTTTGTGCTCAATCTGGTGGACTTCTATGGCTGCACCTTCATTGCCCTCGTTCTGGCCATCGCTGAGCTGTTGGCTGTGGGATGGATCTATGGCGTGAAGCGTCTCTGTAGCGACATTGAGTTCATGTTGAATGTGAAGACGGGTTTCTATTGGCGCATCTGCTGGGCAATTGTGGCACCTGGTTTGATGTTCCTCGTGCTGGTTTACATGCTCTTCAGCTACGAGCCCTTGACATATAAGGGAGTCACCTATCCACAGGAAGCATACATGGCTGGGTGGCTCATTTGGGGACTGGGCGTGGCACAGCTGCCCTTCTGGGCCATCTATACCATTTACCAACAGCCGGCCAACAGCTTCAGTGGC AAACTCAAGCTGGCATTGCAACCCACTGCGGATTGGGGTCCTCGGCAGCCACAGCAGATGGAGGCATATCTTCAGCATCGTAGACAGGAAGCCGACATGAAAACGGAACGCAGAGCATTCTTTATAGACAACATATTTGGCTAG